The Streptomyces sp. HUAS MG91 sequence CATCATCCAGATCGCCCTCGCGCTCGTCGTCGCGGCCGCGGCGATCAGCGCCATCCTGATGGTGCCCGCCGCCATCGTCGGCGGGCTGCTCGTCTTCCTCAACCTCGGCCGCCGCAGGCGTCATCCGCTGCCCGAGTGGATGGCGATCGGCCGTGCGCTCAAGCGCCGCCGCCGCACCTTCTCCGGCCCGCCGCCCGCGGAGGTCGACAGCTCCTTCGCGCCGCTGCTCGAAGCCGATCCGGCGCTGCGCACCCATGAGTACGAGTCCCGCGACCGGCGCCTGGTCGGATTCGTCGGCGACGGCACGTTCCTGACCACCCTCGTGCAGGTCGACTCCGCGCCCGGGCCGCTGCGGCCGACGAGCGACGCGCGGCCGCTGCCGGTCGAACTCCTCGCCGACTCCCTCGACGTGGAGGACATCCACCTCGAATCGGTGCAGCTGGTCCAGTACACCCAGCCCGCCCCGGCCCCGCACCTGCCGCCGCAGGCCCTCGCCGCCCAGGCGTACGCGGCCGTCCAGGCGCAGGCGGGCGCCCCCGCGGTCCGGATGACCTGGGTGGCGCTCAAGCTCGACCCCGAACTCTGCCCCGAGGCCGTCGAGGCCCGCGGCGGCGGGGTGCGCGGTGCGCAGCGCGCACTCCTGCGCGCCTCCGACCAGCTGATCAGCCGGCTCAACGGACTCGGCTTCCGCGCCGAGGCCCTCGACGAGACCGGCATCATCTCCGCGCTGTCCATGGCCGCCTGCGTCAACCCGCGCGCCAACCTCAACGCCCAGTCACGCGGCGGCAGTTCGGGCCCGCGCACCGAGGAGACCGTGCGGGCCTGGCGGTGCGACGACCGGTGGCACGCCTCGTACTGGGTCGGTACGTGGCCGCAGCTCGGCCACGGCGCGACCCCGCTCGGCGCGCTCACCAGCGGTCTGTCCGCCACCCGCACCATGGCCACCACCGTCTCCCTCGCCGTCTCCGGCGCCGGCCGCGACGACGTCGCGCTCAGCGGGCACGTCCGGCTGTCGGCGCGCAGCGAGAACGAGCTGGACCAGGCCAAGCGCGAGCTCGAACGCTCCTCCACCGCGCTCAAGGCCGGCCTCGTCCGCCTCGACCGGGAACAGCTGCCCGGCCTCCTCGCCACCCTTCCCCTCGGAGGCACGCACTGATGAGCACCCCCGAAAACCGCGATCCCCGTGACCCGGGCGCGCAGTTGACCCCCGAGGAGTACGCCGAGCAGCAGCGCCGCGCCGCGGAGGCCGCCGAGCGGCGCCGCCAGTGGGAGGCCCAGCAGGCGGCGGCCGCCGCCCAGCAGCAGGGCGGATACGGGTACCCGCAGCAGCAGCAACAACCGCAGCAGCAACAGCAGCTCACGCCCGAGCAGCAGGCCGCTCAGCACCAGGCCGCTCAGCAGCAGGCGGCCCAGCAGCAGGCCGCCGAGCAGCAGCGCCGCGCGGCCGAGGCCGAGATGCGGCGCCAGCAGTGGGAGGCGCAGCAGGCGGCCGAGCAGCAGGCCGCAGCTCAGCAGGCAGCCCAACAGGCCGCGCAGCAGCAGGCCGCGGCCGAACAGGCCGCGGCCGAACAGGCCGCCGCCCAGCAGGCCGCACAACAGCAGGCGGTCGCCCAGCAGCAGGCCGCCGCCGCCCAGCACGCCGAGGAACAGCGGCAGTTGCGCGCCCGCTACCAGGAGGAGCAGCGCCGGGCCGAGGAGGCCGAGGCGCGGCGCAGGCAGTGGGAGGACCAGCAGCGGCAGCAGCAGGCGGCGGCCCAGCAGCAGTACGCGCAGCCGCCCCAGCAGCCGCAGCCGCAGCCGCAACAGGCGCCTCCCCAGGCCGCGTTCCAGGGAGGCGTCCCCGCGCAGGGCGACTTCTCCGGCGGCGCGGGCCACGTCCAGCAGCAGGCCGCGCCGGAGCCCGTCACCTCCACCACGATGACGTACGCCCCGGCGCCCGAGGTCGGCTCCGGTCGGCCCACGCACCGGGCGCTGCCCGACGAACCCGAGGCGAACGACGACGACTTCGCGGAGTTCGAGGAGGAGTTCAGCCACGCCGGCTACGGCCTGCGCGGCCCGCGCCGCCGCCGCCACGTCCTGCCGAAGAAGTCGCTGGGCTCGCTCGGCGTGAACGTCGGCGACGACGGTGTCGTCATCGGCGTCGACCCGCAGGGCATGCCCGCCGTCCTCGACGTACTGCGGCCCAAGCCCCTCGAAGTGGTCGTCGTCGGCTCGATGTGGACCGCGCAGATCATCGCGCTGCGCACCGCGGCCGTCGGCGCCCGCATCGCCGTCGAGTCGGTGCGCCCGCAGGCGTGGGCCCCGATGGCCCAGGCGGCGGGCGGCGGCCTGCAGTGCGTCGCGGTGTACGAGCCGCGCCAGCTCGCCGCGCAGGGCGCGTCCGTCGCCAGCCCCGTACTCGTCGTACGGGACCTGGGCGCACAGCCCGGACGTTCCCAACTCGCCCCGATGCCCTGGCAGTCGACGCTCACCGTGGTCCCGTTCCTCGGCCCGCGCGCACCGCGGCTGCTCACCCGCGCCGACGTGATCGGCCTGCAGAGCGTCTCCCCGCAGGAGGCCGAGGTCATCGGACGCGTACTGCGGCTGCCCGAGCAGCTCACCCAGACGCTGCCGACGCTCAGCGACGCGACGATGCTGTGGATCGCCGGCGGCAAGCACCAGTACGTGATGGTGCAGCCGACGGAACCGGAGACCGGTCTGCTCGGCGGCCCGCGCCGCATGGACTGACACCCGAACGCCGCACCCCGGCCCCGCCGAGAGGCGGTACGAGAGTCGTGCGTACCGCCTTTACGGCGGGTGCCCCGGAGCGTTTAGGCTGTCTTGACGAACGGCGATGACGCATGTGGTGCGGGACCGCTTCAGCGGTCCGGGGGACGACCGGGGAGCCGTGCCAGGCCGAGTCGTTCAGATGCACAGCCAAGACCAGGAGGCGTAGTGACCAGTGACCGGGACCAGCGGAACCCGGACCTCGGCGACGGATCGATCGAGACGGAACTGACTGGCGAGTTCCACCTCGACTTCGACGCGCCGTCCTGGTACACGAATGCGGGTGAATCGGGCGCCCAGGCGACGCCCGCACCTCCTTCTCCGGGCACGCCCACGACCCCTCCGGCCGGGACGCCCGCACCCCCGCCGCCCGCCCAGTCCGCGGCACCGGCCGCACCCGGCTTCCCGAGCTTCGGGAACGCGGGCGCGACGACGGGCCCCGGCGCGGAGCCGGGTGCCGGTACGAGTACGGGGACGGGGGACGCCGCGGAACCCGCACCCGCCGCGCCTCCGGCCCCGCCCGCTCCTGCCGCCGCCTCCGCCGATCCCGCCGCGTCGAGCCACCGGTCCGGCACCGTCGACCCCACGGGTGACCTGTGGGGCGACGACGACGATGACGACGACACGGCCGCCCCGCCGCCAGCGGAGTCCGGAACCGACACCGGCACCGGTGCGCCGAACTCGCAGGCCCCGCAGGCCCCGCAGGCGCAGCAGGCACAGCCGACCCCGCAGGCCCCGCAAGCACCTCAGGCCCAGCAGCCCGCCCCGGTGGCGCCCGCTCCCGAAGCACCCGCTCCCGCGCCCGCCGCACCGCAGCCCCAGCCCCAGCAGCAGTTCCCGGGCCAGCCGACGCCTCCGGTGCCGGGTGCGCCGATGCCGCCGGCCGCGGGGTACGGCTACCCGCAGCAGCAGGCCCCGCAGCCCGCTCCGGGCGCCCCGCTCCCGCCCGCCGAGGGCTACGGCTACCCGCAGCAGCAGGTGCCTGGCCAGCCCACGCCGCCGCCCGCGACCGGCGGTTACGGCTATCCCCAGCCCCAGCAGCAGGCCCCGCAGGCAGCTCCGATGCCGCCCGCCGAGGGCGGCTACGGCTACCCCCAGCCGCAACCCCAGCCCCAGCAGCAGGTTCCGGGCCAGCAGGTTCCTGGCCAGCAGACCCCGGGCTACCCGCAGCCCCAGCCCGCCCCCGGCCAGCCGATGCCCCCGCAGGCGCCGGGCCCGTACGGACAGCAGCCCGCGCCGCAGCAGCAGCCGCCCGCCGGTTACGGCTACCCGCAGCAGCCGGGCCAGCCCCAGCCCCCGCAGCAGGGTCAACCGCAGCCGGGCCAGGCCCCGTTCGCCCCGTACGGACAGCAGCCGCAGCCTCCGCAGCAGCCGTACCAGCAGGCCGCGCCGCAGGCCGCCGCTCCGGCGCCCGCCCCGACCCCGTACCCCCAGCCGCCCGTCGATCCGCGGGCGGGCTGGGACCCGGGCGCGGGCCAGCAGCGTTCGGCGCCGGGCGCGCCGCTCGGCTACAACGCGCAGGTCGAGCTGAGCTCCGACCGCCTCCTGCGCCAGCAGCCGAAGCGCAAGAACAACAACAAGGGCCCCAGCAAGTTCAAGCTGGGCGCCAAGGCGGCCGAGGCCGAGCGGCAGCGCAAGCTGGAACTGATCCGCACCCCGGTCATGTCCTGCTACCGCATTGCCGTGATCAGCCTCAAGGGCGGCGTCGGCAAGACGACCACGACGATGTCGATCGGCGCCTCGCTCGCCTCCGAACGGCAGGACAAGATCCTCGCGATCGACGCCAACCCGGACGCCGGCACCCTCGGCCGCCGCGTGCGCCGCGAGACCGGGGCGACCATCCGCGACCTGGTGCAGAACATCCCGCACCTGCATTCGTACATGGACATCCGCCGCTTCACCTCGCAGGCGCCCTCCGGCCTGGAGATCATCGCCAACGACGTGGACCCGGCGGTCTCGACGTCCTTCAACGACGCGGACTACCGCGCCGCGCTCGACGTGCTCGGCAAGCAGTACCCGATCATCCTGACCGACTCCGGTACGGGTCTGCTGTACTCCGCGATGCGCGGAGTCCTGGACCTGGCCGACCAGTTGGTCATCATCTCCACCCCGTCGGTCGACGGCGCGTCCAGCGCCAGCACCACCCTCGACTGGCTGTCGGCGCACGGGTACGCGGACCTCGTCCAGCGCTCCCTGACCGTCATCTCCGGGGTCCGCGAGACCGGCAAGATGATCAAGGTGGACGACATCGTCAGCCACTTCGAGACGCGCTGCCGCGGCGTGGTCGTCGTCCCCTTCGACGAGCACCTGGCGGCCGGCGCCGAGGTCGACCTCGACATGATGCGCCCGAAGACCCGCGAGGCGTACTTCGAGATCGCGGCACTGATCGCCGAGGACTTCGCGCAGCGCAGCCAGACCCAGATGCAGGCGGGCGGCATGTACGGCGCCCAGCCCGGCATGCCCCCCGCGGGCTTCCCCCAGCAGGGTTACGCGCCCCAGCCCCCGGCCCCCCAGCAGCAGGGCTACGGCTACCCGCAGCAGCAGCCCCAGGCCCCCCAGCAGCAGCCGCACCAGCCGCCGCAGCAGGGCGGCGGGCTCCCGTCGGGCTGGACGCAGCAGCAGCCGCCGCAGTAGGCGCGAGCGGGACAGTACGAGGGTGGGGCCCGTCCGTGGTACGGACGGGCCCCACCCTCGTATCCAACTATTCAAACTATTCCAACTATGCCTGGCCGCCTGCCTGTTACCGCTGGAACGACGACCGCAGATGCTGGTCGAGCCAGGCGGTCCACCCGGCCACGTCGATGTTGTCGTAGGGAAAGGTGAACGGCCCGAGCGACCCTGTCACCAGGTCGAGCGAATCGTGGCGCGCGAAGAAGACCGACTCCACCTGCCCGCCGGGCCGCCGGTACTCCGGCGGGAACCACATCTCGATCTCCTGCCAGAAGTCGACCTGCGAGTTCTGCCCGCCCTTGGGCGTCCCCTTCTTCACCTCGGCCTCGTCGAACCGGAAACCGAGATTCGCGTACGCCTGCAACAGCGCGTCCTGCGCGGGCAGCGCGTGTACCTGGATCTCGTCGAAGTCACCGGGATCGACGGAGTTCTCGATGGACAGCTCCGTACGAACGGCCACCCGCGCCCCCTTGAGCGGCCGCCCGCCGAGCACATGGGTCAGCGGCGTCTCCCACGGTACGTCCATGGTGACCTGCCCGTGTACCGAGTCCCCGGCGCGCAGCGCGACGTGCTCGCCGAGCACCAGCGACTTGAGGACACCCGGGTTGCCCCACAGCGACTCGGTCTCCTCCCGGCCCTCGAACCGCGCGACGAGCTGGATCCGGATCTGCTGGAGCTCGATGTCCACGGAGCCGCCCCGCAGCTCCACATTGCAGTGCAACTGGTCGCCCGGCCGCACCGCACTGGTGTGGAGCGTGGTCTCGACATCGGGCGCACCGACCCCGAGCGAACTGAGGAACTTGCGAAATGCCATGAACCCTCCCCCGAGCCGCTGACCGCACCCCCGCCTGGACCGTCCAGACCGGCCGTGACTCACCGCGCGAAGACCCTAACTCACCCACTACGGCGTGCGGTTGGGCCCCGACCGCTCCCGATTGCGCACCCTGCCGAGTCACGGCCGGGGTGTCATTGGAAGGGCAATGCGGCCAGGCCGAAGATCCCGATACCGATGCGGAACAGGATCGCGAGGACGAGTCCGATACCGCCGATGACCCACAGCCATTCCTCCACGGGCTTCAGCATCTTGGGCAGCATCTTGTCCGCCTGTGACGCGGAGGGGCCGATGCCCTTTTTCGGGAAGGATCCGGTGAGTGCGCACTTGGACCCGTAGGCGAACACGAGCATGAAGAAGAATCCGCCGCACAGGTAGTTGCCCACGGATTCCACACTGGTGATCGCCAGCGTGCCGTCGCCGGACCGGTTCACCGCGAGCGTGTCGGCCTTCTCCGCCGTGACCTTGTCGGCGGCGTCACTCTCGGCACTGGAACCCCCGAAGCTCAGCGTGATCGCGGCCGACTTGTCCACGACGGACCCGTCGGACGAACGGAACACCCCGTCGCAGGTGACCCTGTCCTGCACCCGGTGGGTACCCATCTTCGATGAGCGCGTCGTGTACTCCACCGCGCACTTGCCGATGGAGAGATCGCCGTGCGAGCCGACATACCCGCTGGACAGGACGGCGGTGGAGAAGGTCCAGTACATTCCGCCGAGAGTCAGTACCACGAGCACGATGCCGAAGATCCGCCCGATCAGGGCAGGCGGCGGAACGGGCACGGTCCCGTCGGCCGGCGGCGGTTCGACGGGCGGCTGAGGCGAGGCGGCAGAAGTCTGCACCGGTTCTCCAGACGACATCGGTTCTCCATACGGCATCGGTGGGCTGGTGACGTTCTGATGTGCTTGCCGGTCAGCCGAAAATCAGCGATGCCGATGTGTGTGTTCGGGCGGAGGGAACTTCCACGAAGCGGGCGACGAACCGGATGCGGATCCGCTGGAATCGAGCGGCACTCACAACAGCAGACTCGCGAAGCCCGCGAACATCAGCAGGATCCGGAAGATGATGGCCAGGACCAGGCCGACGCCGCCGATGAACCACAGCCAGCTCTCCGTGTTCCTGGCCCACTTGGGCAGCATCGCGGTTCCCTGGCTGTGCGTCGGGCCGACGCCCTTCATGGGGAAGTGGCCGGCGCCGACGCAGGTGATGCTGTAGCCGAGGAAGATCACCGCGAAGAAGCCCAGGCACAGGCAGTTGGCGATCGACAGCCAGCTCGTGACGTAGAGACCGCCGTCGGACGAGCGGTTGACGTCGATCTTGTAGCCCGGCTTGTAGCCCCGGTCGTCACCCTTGTCGCGGATCTCGTCGATGGCGTCGCCGTCACCGCCGCCCTGGTTCCCGTCCAGGACGAGCCATGCGGACTTGTCCACGACCTCGCCGTCGGAGGAGCGGAACGTCCCCTCGCAGGCGAGTTGCCCCACCCGCTTGCTCGGGTGCGAGCCGCTGGAGCGGGAACCGCCGCTGGTGTACTGCGTGTCGCACGTACTGATGGTCAGTTCGCCCCGCGTCCCCACGAGGCCCGAGGACATCGCGGCGGTGGAGAAGCCGTACCAGATGACCGCGAGGGCGGCGAGGGCCACCGCGACCCCGAACCAGCGCCCGATCGGCGCGGGCGGCTCGGGCGTGGCCGCGGAATCCGGGGCGGAGGGAGGTACGGGCGAGGCGGACGGGGCGGAAGAGGTCATGTCGAAGATTCCGTGAGAGGCCCGGTGGTGGGGGGAATGCCAGGTCGTCGGCACTTTAACGGGCACCCGTGGCGGTCCTAGGTCCAGGACGTGAAGAGAGAGTGCCTGCTGCGGCGCCTGAGGATGTGGTCGACTACAGTACGACATTCGGCTCCGCGGGGCCGGTACTGGCAGGAGATCGGCAGGGGGAACGGGCCATGGCGGGCTCTGGATACGACATCGACGCGGACGTTCTGAAGTCCCAGGGACGGGTGTTCACTCGTCTCGGTGAGGATTTCGGTTCCGCCGCTAAGAAGTCGGGCGACGCGATCGAGGAACACGAAGAGGGATTCGGTGACGACGACGCCGGAATCGCCACCACGATCCTCGACTTCTACAAGCCGATCAGCGCCGGGATCCGCGACTCGCTGGAGCACCTCACCGAGGCCCTCAAGGGGGTCGGCGAGAAGCTGGACTCCATGGCCGAGCAGTACGACACGACGGAGCAGGACCACTACCGGGCGCTGATGCAGGCGTCCCAGAACCGCGGGGCCTGACCCCTCCCGATCACTGAGGAGCAGGCACGTGGCCTGGGACGAGATCACCGTACTGCCGCCGGAACTCGACTGGATCCTCGATCTTCTCGGGTTCGACTGGCCGAATCTCAACGAAGTCAAGATGATCGAGGCCGCCAACGAGTGGCTTCAGCTCGGCCAGGCCGCGGCCGACGCGCAGACGCAGGGCAACTCCGCGGCCCAGCCGATCACCGGCTTCTCCGGCGAGGCCGTCGAGAAGTTCACCGAGGAGTGGGGCAAGTTCGCGGGCGCCGCCCTGGGCGTCGGCTACCTCGACGTGATCGCCGTGGCGTCGGGCGCGCTGGCCGGAGCGCTCACGGCGTGCGCGGCCGTCGTGGCCGAGATGAAGCTGGCCATCATCATCCAGCTCATCGACCTGGCCATCGAGTTCGCGGCGGCGCAGGCGAGCGCCGTCGTCACGCTCGGCGCGTCCGAGGCCGCCTTCGCCGCCCGGGTCGTGATGGTCAGGCAGCTCGTGGGGCGCCTGCTCAAGGAGGCCGCGCAGAAGGTCTGGCAGGCGATCCAGGAGGCTCTCAAGGAGCGGGTCGTCAAGGAGGCGAAGACCATCCTCGAGGACCTGGCCAAGGACACCCTGAAGTCCGTCGCCAGCGAGGCCGCGACGCAGAGCATCAAGGTGAGCCTCGGGGCCGGGGGCAGTGTCCAGGAGTCCCTGCTGGGATTCGGCGCCGCCGCCGTCAACCCCGCGATGGGGAAGGTGGCCGGCGAGATCTCGGTGAACGACGACGGCAACGGCTACGACTTCGAGGCCAAGGCCGGCGGAAAGGTCGTACAGGGCCTCGCGGCCGCCGACGCGGGCGACCCGGGCGGGCTGCGGACGGCTGTGCAGGGCGCGGGCGAGCTCTTCAACAACGCCACGGAGAAGCCGCACGCGGAGTCGGGGTCGGGAACGTCGACGCCGTCCACGCCGACCGAGCCGGCGTCCACCCCGTCCACGCCGGCACCAGCCGCCGCCGCACCTGCCCCCGCCACCGCTTCCGCGGGGGCATCGGAGTCCGATCAGGTCCGCGCCACCTTCGGCTGACGCACCGACGAACCAACGTACGCATCCACAAGGGGGAGTCCCACACCATGAGCAACGGACCCGGAAACCGCGACCGCCTCGACGCGCTCGGCGAGCGCGACTATCCCATCGAGGACAAGAACCTCACCGAGGAGCAGAACGAGCACCTCACGGCCTCCCTGCGCAAGGTCCGTGACATGCCGAACGCCCCGGCGCCGCTCCAGGACCTGGCCCGCCAACTCCTTTCCGGACGCATGGACTTGAAGGACGTGCTCGACAGCCCGGCCGGCCACCGCGCGCTCGGCGAGGGACTCGCGCCGCTGCGCGAGCAGTGGAAGAACATGTCGCCGCAGGAGCGCCAGAAGGTCCGCGAGTACGACCCGGACGAGGACCCGAGGGACGGCGGCGCCGGCCGCGACAGCCGCATCCGGTAGCGGCGGAGGACGGGAACCGTGACCGACTCCGCCGCCTGGGAGCGGCACCGCTCCCGCCGCGACCACGTGAACCGGCGGATACGGGGCTGGCTCGTCGGAGCCGCCATCGTCGTCGTGGGCGGCAAGCTGGCGCTCTCCGGTATCGGCTGCTTCGACGGCCACCTCACGGTCACGGCCCGCACCGGGTACGTCGCCGTGGAGTCCTGCGCCCGCGGCGACCACGGCGGCTACAGCTGCACCGGAACGTTCAAGGACGACAAGACCGGCGAGCGGACCGAGGGCGCAGTCCTGCAGCGTGACACCCGTGCCGTGCCGGGTGCCTGGCTCCCCGCGTTCCGGACCGACGGCGGCTACACGGGCTCGTCCGCCGGTGAACTCACCGTCGGAAAGCTCGCCCGCGCCCTCGCCTGGCTCGGCGGCGCCGCGCTGCTCTTCGCCGTGGGCGCCTTCTTCCTGCTCACCGGATACATGCCGCGCGCGCGATGGAACGAGCCGAGGTACCGCTTCGGCCGCATCACCTTCGGCGAGGCCTGGCAACTGCTGCGCGAGCGCCGCCCCGCCCTGCCGGTGCTCGGCGTGCTCGTCGCCCTGTGCCCGGTGCTGATCGGGGCGGGACTTCTGGTGGCCGCCGCCTGGTAACAACCGCGGGCCCACGCTCGTACCCCACGCCCTAGAGCATGTAGCCCAGGAGCAGCGACACCAGCGCGCCCACGGCGCCGATCGCGCCGATCACGATGACGGCCGGCCGGGTCGCGCCCCGTGCGGACGCGCGCCACGCCTCGCTGTACGACACCTTGCAGCGCCTGCCGGGGAAGTAGCCCGTGGCCGCGCAGAAGACGCCGAGCGCGACGGCGATGAGCAGGGCGAAGGAACCGGCGAAGTTGAACCCGGCATGCTTGGCGTCGGAGACGACGTAGTCGTAGTCGCGCGATGTCGACACGGCCTCACCGGACTGCGTCACCGAGACCGTCTCGTCGGCGTCGTAGCGCAGTTCGGTGTCCAGGACGGCGTTGATGTCCTTGGTCTTGCCGTCGTCCGAGGTGAACGTCCCGTAGCAGTCGTAGCTCCGCCGGGTCCGGTAGTGCCCGTGCGTGCGGTACCGCTCGTACTTCACCGTGCACTTGTCGACCTTCAGCTCCCCGTGCACCCCGCGCACCCCGGCGGCGTACAGCCCCTCCCAGCCGAAGAAGCTGCTGAACAGCAGCGCGACGACGATGATGCCCGCACCGATCAGCCGCCCCAGCACCGGGACCTTGGAGCCGCCGGGCTGCTGGGGCGCCGCGGGGTAGGGCGCCTGGGGCCCGGGCGGCGGTCCCTGAGGTGGTGCACCCCAGGGCGGCTGCTGATACGGGTTCGGAGGCGGCTGCTGCTGGTACGGGTTCGGGTACGGCGGCTGCTGCGGTGGCTGCGGCTGCTGGTAGGGGTTCGGCTGATAGTTGGCCATGGCGGGCCTCGGGCTCCTCGCGGACGCGGACGGCGGGCCGCAGCACGTTAGCTCAGGTACATGGCGTGTGTGTGAGCACGTGGTGAGGATTGCGCGGGCTGTCAATCACTGGTACAGGGCGGCACTAGAGTGACCAGGGCCAACAGGGCATGATTTCAGGGGGAGTTCATGGCAGGCACTGGCTTCGACGTCGATCCGGCCGTACTCAAGGACCAGGGCGGCGTCTTCACCGACCTCGGCGCCGCCTTCAAGTCCGCGACCGAGCGGCTCAAGGCGTCACTCGAAACGGCCGAGTCCGACTGGGGCGAGGACGTCATCGGCACCTTCGCCGACATCTACGAGCCGGTGCGGGACGGCATGCTCGACTCGATGGAGCACCTGGCCTCGGAGCTCGACAAGATCGGCAACAACCTCGCGGTCATGGGCGCGCAGTACGAGCTGACCGAGGACGACCAGACCCAGGGCATCGTCGCCTACGGCGCTCAGCGCCCCGGCATCACGTACTGACCGACGTACGGACCGACCGATGCGCTGACCGACGTACGGATCGACGCGCGCGCACGCGCACACACCTGTTCACGGGGCGACGGACCGCAGCCGTCGCCGTCACCTACACACAGGCGTACGCGTTCACAGGGGCGTACGCCCACGGGGGAGCGACACACCATGGCCTTGATGCTGCCGTCCGAGATCGAGTGGGTCCTGGATCTGCTCGGCTACAGCTGGCCGGACGCCGACGAGGACAAGATCCATGAAGCGGCGCAGGCCTGGCGGGAGTTCGCCGAGGCGGTCCGCCAGGCGCAGGGCACCGGGACCGGTGCGGCGCAGACCGTGTTCGGCGCCAACTCCGGTGCGGCGGTGGAGAGTTTCGGCGAGGCGTGGCAGAAGTTCTCGGGCCCCGGAGGCGGCTATCTGGAGGACGCCGCGCAGGCCGCGGAGATTCTGGCGTTCGCCCTCGACGCGGTCGCCCTGATCGTCGTCGGCAGCAAGATCGCGGTGATCGCGCAGCTCATCGCCCTGGCCATCGAGATCGCCGCGGCGCAGGCCGCCGCGCCGTTCACCCTCGGCCTGTCGGAGGTCGGCGCGGCGGGCGCCACCCAGGCGACCCGGCTCATCGTGCGCCGTCTGCTCGACGAGCTGAAGCAACTGGTGATCAAGACGATCAAGGACGCCGTCGAACAGGCCTCGGTGAAGGCGATCAAGGAGATGATCGTCGAGGTCCTGAAGGAGGCCGCCGTCGAGGCGGGCAAGTCGGCGGGCCAGAGCATCGTCGAGCAGGGCGTCAAGACGC is a genomic window containing:
- the eccE gene encoding type VII secretion protein EccE; translated protein: MSSASRTRQRGNPGRPAPAGRRGTGRPQQGRPPTRRGGRTTPPTQPEAAARPPAGPVRPRLPRKAGSFGPVSAHHLLIIQIALALVVAAAAISAILMVPAAIVGGLLVFLNLGRRRRHPLPEWMAIGRALKRRRRTFSGPPPAEVDSSFAPLLEADPALRTHEYESRDRRLVGFVGDGTFLTTLVQVDSAPGPLRPTSDARPLPVELLADSLDVEDIHLESVQLVQYTQPAPAPHLPPQALAAQAYAAVQAQAGAPAVRMTWVALKLDPELCPEAVEARGGGVRGAQRALLRASDQLISRLNGLGFRAEALDETGIISALSMAACVNPRANLNAQSRGGSSGPRTEETVRAWRCDDRWHASYWVGTWPQLGHGATPLGALTSGLSATRTMATTVSLAVSGAGRDDVALSGHVRLSARSENELDQAKRELERSSTALKAGLVRLDREQLPGLLATLPLGGTH
- a CDS encoding MinD/ParA family protein; the protein is MTSDRDQRNPDLGDGSIETELTGEFHLDFDAPSWYTNAGESGAQATPAPPSPGTPTTPPAGTPAPPPPAQSAAPAAPGFPSFGNAGATTGPGAEPGAGTSTGTGDAAEPAPAAPPAPPAPAAASADPAASSHRSGTVDPTGDLWGDDDDDDDTAAPPPAESGTDTGTGAPNSQAPQAPQAQQAQPTPQAPQAPQAQQPAPVAPAPEAPAPAPAAPQPQPQQQFPGQPTPPVPGAPMPPAAGYGYPQQQAPQPAPGAPLPPAEGYGYPQQQVPGQPTPPPATGGYGYPQPQQQAPQAAPMPPAEGGYGYPQPQPQPQQQVPGQQVPGQQTPGYPQPQPAPGQPMPPQAPGPYGQQPAPQQQPPAGYGYPQQPGQPQPPQQGQPQPGQAPFAPYGQQPQPPQQPYQQAAPQAAAPAPAPTPYPQPPVDPRAGWDPGAGQQRSAPGAPLGYNAQVELSSDRLLRQQPKRKNNNKGPSKFKLGAKAAEAERQRKLELIRTPVMSCYRIAVISLKGGVGKTTTTMSIGASLASERQDKILAIDANPDAGTLGRRVRRETGATIRDLVQNIPHLHSYMDIRRFTSQAPSGLEIIANDVDPAVSTSFNDADYRAALDVLGKQYPIILTDSGTGLLYSAMRGVLDLADQLVIISTPSVDGASSASTTLDWLSAHGYADLVQRSLTVISGVRETGKMIKVDDIVSHFETRCRGVVVVPFDEHLAAGAEVDLDMMRPKTREAYFEIAALIAEDFAQRSQTQMQAGGMYGAQPGMPPAGFPQQGYAPQPPAPQQQGYGYPQQQPQAPQQQPHQPPQQGGGLPSGWTQQQPPQ
- a CDS encoding sporulation protein, with translation MAFRKFLSSLGVGAPDVETTLHTSAVRPGDQLHCNVELRGGSVDIELQQIRIQLVARFEGREETESLWGNPGVLKSLVLGEHVALRAGDSVHGQVTMDVPWETPLTHVLGGRPLKGARVAVRTELSIENSVDPGDFDEIQVHALPAQDALLQAYANLGFRFDEAEVKKGTPKGGQNSQVDFWQEIEMWFPPEYRRPGGQVESVFFARHDSLDLVTGSLGPFTFPYDNIDVAGWTAWLDQHLRSSFQR
- a CDS encoding PE-PGRS family protein, whose translation is MALMLPSEIEWVLDLLGYSWPDADEDKIHEAAQAWREFAEAVRQAQGTGTGAAQTVFGANSGAAVESFGEAWQKFSGPGGGYLEDAAQAAEILAFALDAVALIVVGSKIAVIAQLIALAIEIAAAQAAAPFTLGLSEVGAAGATQATRLIVRRLLDELKQLVIKTIKDAVEQASVKAIKEMIVEVLKEAAVEAGKSAGQSIVEQGVKTHFGAQQGIDFGAAAGAGYDSFKETAVSGIKDGLQEKADGLTGLVDPQTYIDAGTDRATEVAGNHAQSGVDRLRGGAGGEASAEASEGTSASPGSTSSTAPSAAASTPAAGTGPGSAAEDERARATFG